In one window of Phalacrocorax carbo chromosome 22, bPhaCar2.1, whole genome shotgun sequence DNA:
- the GJB3 gene encoding gap junction beta-3 protein isoform X1, which translates to MDWKTLQALLSGVNKYSTAFGRIWLSVVFVFRVLVYVVAAERVWGDEQKDFDCNTRQPGCTNVCYDHFFPISHIRLWALQLIFVTCPSLLVIMHVAYREDREKKNREKNGENCPKLYSNTGKKHGGLWWTYLLSLFFKLIIEILFLYLLHKMWDSFDLPRLVKCSNVDPCPNTVDCYIARPTEKRVFTYFMVGASSICIILTVCEIFYLIFKRVVRRAQKWKSTKRSVSYSKASTCRCHLKTEEKDKSQPRCVAALRASAPNLTAI; encoded by the coding sequence ATGGATTGGAAAACACTGCAGGCGCTGCTCAGCGGTGTCAACAAGTACTCCACGGCCTTCGGCCGCATCTGGCTCTCCGTGGTCTTTGTCTTCCGTGTGCTGGTCTACGTGGTGGCAGCCGAGCGCGTGTGGGGAGATGAGCAGAAGGACTTTGACTGCAACACGCGGCAGCCGGGCTGCACCAATGTCTGCTATGACCACTTCTTCCCCATTTCCCACATCCGCCTCTGGGCCCTGCAGCTTATCTTTGTCACTTGCCCTTCCCTCCTGGTCATCATGCACGTGGCCTACCGGGAGGACCGGGAGAAGAAGAACCGGGAGAAGAACGGGGAGAATTGTCCCAAGCTCTACAGCAACACAGGCAAGAAGCACGGTGGGCTGTGGTGGACCTACCTGCTCAGCCTCTTCTTCAAGCTTATCATAGAGATCCTGTTCCTCTACCTCCTCCACAAGATGTGGGACAGCTTCGACTTGCCACGGCTGGTCAAGTGCTCCAACGTGGACCCCTGCCCCAACACTGTAGACTGCTACATCGCTCGGCCAACCGAAAAGAGAGTCTTCACTTATTTCATGGTTGGAGCCTCCTCCATCTGCATCATCCTCACAGTCTGTGAGATCTTCTACCTCATCTTCAAGCGGGTTGTGCGGCGTGCACAGAAGTGGAAGTCCACCAAGCGCTCCGTCAGCTACAGCAAGGCCTCCACCTGCCGGTGCCACCTCAAGACAGAGGAGAAGGACAAGTCCCAGCCTAGGTGTGTAGCAGCCCTGCGGGCCTCGGCTCCCAACCTGACTGCCATCTga
- the GJB3 gene encoding gap junction beta-3 protein isoform X2 has translation MDWKTLQALLSGVNKYSTAFGRIWLSVVFVFRVLVYVVAAERVWGDEQKDFDCNTRQPGCTNVCYDHFFPISHIRLWALQLIFVTCPSLLVIMHVAYREDREKKNREKNGENCPKLYSNTGKKHGGLWWTYLLSLFFKLIIEILFLYLLHKMWDSFDLPRLVKCSNVDPCPNTVDCYIARPTEKRVFTYFMVGASSICIILTVCEIFYLIFKRVVRRAQKWKSTKRSVSYSKASTCRCHLKTEEKDKSQPRGEEL, from the exons ATGGATTGGAAAACACTGCAGGCGCTGCTCAGCGGTGTCAACAAGTACTCCACGGCCTTCGGCCGCATCTGGCTCTCCGTGGTCTTTGTCTTCCGTGTGCTGGTCTACGTGGTGGCAGCCGAGCGCGTGTGGGGAGATGAGCAGAAGGACTTTGACTGCAACACGCGGCAGCCGGGCTGCACCAATGTCTGCTATGACCACTTCTTCCCCATTTCCCACATCCGCCTCTGGGCCCTGCAGCTTATCTTTGTCACTTGCCCTTCCCTCCTGGTCATCATGCACGTGGCCTACCGGGAGGACCGGGAGAAGAAGAACCGGGAGAAGAACGGGGAGAATTGTCCCAAGCTCTACAGCAACACAGGCAAGAAGCACGGTGGGCTGTGGTGGACCTACCTGCTCAGCCTCTTCTTCAAGCTTATCATAGAGATCCTGTTCCTCTACCTCCTCCACAAGATGTGGGACAGCTTCGACTTGCCACGGCTGGTCAAGTGCTCCAACGTGGACCCCTGCCCCAACACTGTAGACTGCTACATCGCTCGGCCAACCGAAAAGAGAGTCTTCACTTATTTCATGGTTGGAGCCTCCTCCATCTGCATCATCCTCACAGTCTGTGAGATCTTCTACCTCATCTTCAAGCGGGTTGTGCGGCGTGCACAGAAGTGGAAGTCCACCAAGCGCTCCGTCAGCTACAGCAAGGCCTCCACCTGCCGGTGCCACCTCAAGACAGAGGAGAAGGACAAGTCCCAGCCTAG AGGAGAAGAGCTGTGA
- the LOC135316734 gene encoding gap junction beta-5 protein-like, whose product MPQSPTRCRGDGRILGCCRSVRREGEIGVLRVCPRGSPQRRLKVPAPAGGTCPGSGTMNWGVFEGLLSGVNKYSTAFGRIWLSVVFIFRLLVYVVAAERVWSDDHKDFDCNTRQPGCTNVCFDHFFPVSHIRLWALQLILVTCPSLLVIMHVAYREAKEQRHRAAGGDDCRCIYPNPGKKRGGLWWTYLLSLVFKAGVDVIFLYIFYHFYRNYTLPRLVKCELPPCPNVVDCFISRPTEKNIFTLFMVITACICVVLSLVEAAYLIGKRCRECLLAGSGESCRHGQACTPSSTEPAGTGGQVFHGVDYKPPTASIPPTDSSPGTLPEEETLP is encoded by the exons ATGCCGCAGAGCCCGACCCGATGCCGGGGTGATGGGCGCATCCTGGGCTGCTGCCGAAGCGTGCGCAGGGAAGGAGAAATCGGGGTTTTGCGTGTGTGTCCCCGGGGATCTCCCCAGCGAAGACTGAAGGTGCCGGCTCCTGCAGGAGGTACGTGCCCAGGGAGC GGGACCATGAACTGGGGGGTGTTCGAGGGGCTCCTCAGCGGCGTCAACAAGTACTCCACGGCCTTCGGCCGCATCTGGCTCTCCGTGGTCTTCATCTTCCGCCTGCTGGTCTATGTGGTGGCAGCCGAGCGGGTCTGGAGCGACGACCACAAGGACTTTGACTGCAACACGCGGCAGCCGGGCTGCACCAATGTCTGCTTCGACCACTTCTTCCCCGTCTCCCACATCCGCCTCTGGGCCCTGCAGCTCATCCTGGTGACCTGTCCTTCCCTGCTGGTCATCATGCACGTGGCCTACCGGGAGGCCAAGGAGCAGAGGCACCGCGCCGCCGGCGGGGATGACTGCCGCTGCATCTACCCCAACCCCGGCAAGAAGCGGGGCGGGCTGTGGTGGACCTACCTGCTCAGCCTTGTCTTCAAGGCCGGCGTGGACGTGATCTTCCTCTACATCTTCTACCACTTCTACAGGAACTACACCCTGCCCCGGCTGGTGAAGTGCgagctgcccccctgccccaacgTGGTGGACTGCTTCATCTCCCGGCCCACCGAGAAGAACATCTTCACCCTCTTCATGGTGATCACCGCTTGCATCTGCGTCGTGCTGAGCCTCGTGGAGGCTGCCTACCTGATCGGCAAGCGGTGCCGCGAGTGCCTCCTGGCCGGCAGCGGGGAGAGCTGTCGGCACGGCCAGGCCTGCACGCCCTCCAGCACCGAGCCTGCGGGCACGGGTGGGCAGGTTTTCCATGGGGTGGACTACAAACCCCCCACAGCCTCCATCCCCCCCACGGATTCCAGCCCTGGTACGCTGCCCGAGGAGGAGACTCTTCCCTAG